GTTCTGCCCAGCACGCCCTATGACGCCAAGGGGCTGATGAAGGCGGCCATACGCGACAACAATCCGGTATGCTATTTCTTCCACAAGAAGTTAATGGGCCTGACCGGGGAAATTCCCGAAGAAGAGTACGTCATTCCCCTGGGGCAGGCCGACATCAAGCGCAAGGGCTCCGATGTCACCGTCGTTGCCACCTTGTACATGGTCCATCATGCCCTCACCGCCGCGGAGAAACTGAAAGACGAAATCAGCGTTGAAGTCATCGACCCGCGGTCTTTGGAGCCCCTCGACATGGATACGATCCTCGAGTCGGTGAAGAAGACGAACCGCGTCGTCATCGTGGATGAAGACACGGAACGATGCGGGGTGGCCGCGGAGTTGGGCCAGCAGATCATGGAGCAGGCCTTCGACTATCTCGATGCTCCCGTACGGCGGGTGTGCTCCAGGAATATGCCGGTTGCCGGAGCGGCCATGGAAAAATACACCATTCCCAACGCCGACCAGGTCATTTCCGCCATCCGGTCAATGGTCGAGTAAAATCCATATATTTTAATTATATCAGTAAGGAGGGAGCCTTGATCAAAAATTTATTCATACCGAAGCTGGGTATGACTATGGAGAAAGGAAGAATCGCCCAGTGGACGGCCAACGATGGTGATCAGGTGCAGGCGGAGCAGGTTGTCCTGATCCTTGAAACGGAGAAGGTCGCCCATGAAATCGCGGCTCCCATTTCCGGAATCCTGGCCATTCTGGGGAAGGCCGGTGATGAGTATCCCTGTGGGACGGTTGTCGGTGTGGTCGCTGAAACCGCACAAGAATATGAAGCCGTGAAGAAGAACCCAGCCGCGTATGCTGCTTCAACCGAAGCCGGTGCGTCATCCGATGAAGCAGAGGCTCTGGAGCACAGAGATCTTCCTGTCGAGATCCCGATCCAGGTAGAGATCGGCGCACGGGAAAGGATCCGAATCTCTCCTCTGGCCAGAAAGCTTGCCCAGATGCAAGAGCTCGACATTTCCGTTCTGACCGGCTCAGGGCCCGAAGGCAGGATTGTCAAGCGGGATATCGAGCAGGCCGTGGAAGCTCGAGAACAGAAAAAGGCGACCAGTGAGCCTGCTCCCGTTTCCAGAGCGGTCTCCGCGCCCGTATCGGCGGAGGTTTGCGCCGGCAAGCGGGTCAGGGCCGTTATTCCGCTCACCGGCATGCGAAAGAGGATCGCGGATAACCTCCATAAAAGCACCTCGACGACCTCTCGCGTTTCGGCAATGGTGGAATTCGACATGACGGAGCTTGTGAATCTCCGGAGCCATTATGTCAGCAAAGCCCCGATCCTGGGCTTCAAGATTACCTACACGGATTTGTTCATCTATATGGCTGCAAAGGCACTCAAAGCTGTTCCGATCATCAACTCGAGCCTCGTCGGTGATGAGATCAAATTGTGGGAAGACATCAATATCGGCTTTGCCGTATCGGTGATGAAGGGTGCAGATGAAAGCGGCCTTCTGGTACCGGTCATCCGCAATGCCGATCGGATGACTCTCGGGCAGATCAGCAGGGCCAGAAAGGACCTGATGGACAAAGCCAGGGCAGGAACGATATCCCTGGACGAATTGACGGGAGGCACGTTTACGATCACCAATACTGGCACGTTCACTTCTCTCTGGCACATTCAGACTCCCATCATCAATCTACCGGAAGCTGCAATCCTCGGTACGTCCTCCATTGTCGAACGGCCCGTCGTCATAAACGGTGAGATCGCCATCAGGCCGATTATGCCCATGTCCTTTGCCTTTGACCATCGCGTCATGGATGGCGCGCCCCCCGCTCAGTTCATGGGACTGTTGCAGCAAATGATCGAGGATCCATGGATGATCCTGATGTAGCCGGAGGGTGCCGGAGCAAAGCATACGAAGAATCGAAAACAACAGGGAGAAACAGCCATGTCAGATGATTTGACGATAGAGGGCTACGTGGATGAGGACGGTATAAAATGGATGAAATCGCGGTGCTTCTTTTGCCACGTGCACTGCGGCATGCTGGTTGGAACCAAAGATGGCAAGATCGTCAGAATGAAGCCCGATGAATTGGATCCGTTGACGGGAATGTGCGAGCGGATCGGGCCAAATGGTGAGCGAGCCATTAAGAACCACTACCATCCCAAGCGCATCAATCATGCTCTCAAGCGTGTGGGCGAGCGCGGTGAGAACAAGTGGGAGAAGATCCCCTACGAGCAGGCGCTGGATGAAATTGCGGCCAAGCTCAACGAATTGAAAGAGAAATACGGTCCCGAGACGCTCGCCGTCACCGAGGGGACCTACCGTTCCGACCATCTCTGGGCCCGCAGCCGCTTCACCAATCTCTGGGGCAATCCCGGCAACCTGGCCGATCCGGGCAGCATTTGCTGGTGCTGGCTGTATACCATCAACCTGGCGATGGTCGGGTTCCTCTCGGAAACTGCCCTCAACGCCACCATCGGCCTGTCCAAGACCATTGTCATCTGGGGCGCCCGCATCAATGAGCGCCACAGTCCCCAGGCCTGGACCGTGAAGCAGCTCAGGGCCGCCTGCTCAAACGAAGACCAGAAGCCAAACGTCATCGTCATCGATCCCTACATGATCGATGCGGTTCGGGATGCCGAGACCTACCTGCCCATTCGCCCCGGCACCGATACGGCGATGATGCTGGCCTGGCTGAACGTCATCTTCAACGAGAAGCTCTATGACGTGGATTTCGTGAAGAACTGGTCCAACGGCCCCTTTCTCGTGCGCCAGGATACCAAGAAATTGCTGCGGGAAAGCGATCTGCGCAAAGGCGGCAAAAGGGAAAATTTTGTGGCCTGGAACACCGAGACGGAGAAGCCGGCCGTGTGGGTGTCCAGCCAGAACCGCTACGAGGAAGAGGGCGTGGAAAATGCGATCGAGGGAGAATTCGGAGTAACCCTCGAGGATGGCAAAAAAGTCGCCTGCCGGACGGCCTTTTCCCTGCTCAAGGAGCGCTGCGACGAATACCCGCCGGAGAAAGTCGCCCAGATCACCGGGGTGCCGGCCCATAAGATTGAGCATGCTGCGAGAACCTACGCCACGGAGAAGCCGAGCTGCATGGGCTGGGGGGTCGGCTGCATCGACCAGGCCGGATGGAACGCGACCAGCGGGGCGGTCTGCAAAGTCATTCTGCGCTCGATCACCGGCAACCTGGACGTTCCCGGCGGTGATTACCTCCCCGAGCCCGGCCCGGTCATCAACGGGCAGTTCCCGGTCCGCGACGGCGAACTGGAGCTGTCGGAAATGGTGTCGCCGGAGGCGCGCGCCAAACTGCTCGGCAACGACCGGTTCCGCATGATGGGCTGGAAAGGTTTCGAACTCTCCGATGGACCCTTCCGGGAGATGTGGGGAGTCGCACGCCCGCAGCTCCATCAGATGCTGAGCGCCACACCGCTGTTGTGGCGGGCCATCCTG
This region of Desulforhabdus amnigena genomic DNA includes:
- a CDS encoding alpha-ketoacid dehydrogenase subunit beta is translated as MKTLNYWQAISEAFAEEMERDETVFIIGENVQESPFMITKGLVERFGPERVMDAPLSELANAGATVGAACAGYRPICDLTFADFIYCAADEVLLKAAQQYFAHNGQVNAPCVFVGVAGGGFGTGPEHSHVPSAMILNNPGLKLVLPSTPYDAKGLMKAAIRDNNPVCYFFHKKLMGLTGEIPEEEYVIPLGQADIKRKGSDVTVVATLYMVHHALTAAEKLKDEISVEVIDPRSLEPLDMDTILESVKKTNRVVIVDEDTERCGVAAELGQQIMEQAFDYLDAPVRRVCSRNMPVAGAAMEKYTIPNADQVISAIRSMVE
- a CDS encoding dihydrolipoamide acetyltransferase family protein, which codes for MIKNLFIPKLGMTMEKGRIAQWTANDGDQVQAEQVVLILETEKVAHEIAAPISGILAILGKAGDEYPCGTVVGVVAETAQEYEAVKKNPAAYAASTEAGASSDEAEALEHRDLPVEIPIQVEIGARERIRISPLARKLAQMQELDISVLTGSGPEGRIVKRDIEQAVEAREQKKATSEPAPVSRAVSAPVSAEVCAGKRVRAVIPLTGMRKRIADNLHKSTSTTSRVSAMVEFDMTELVNLRSHYVSKAPILGFKITYTDLFIYMAAKALKAVPIINSSLVGDEIKLWEDINIGFAVSVMKGADESGLLVPVIRNADRMTLGQISRARKDLMDKARAGTISLDELTGGTFTITNTGTFTSLWHIQTPIINLPEAAILGTSSIVERPVVINGEIAIRPIMPMSFAFDHRVMDGAPPAQFMGLLQQMIEDPWMILM
- a CDS encoding molybdopterin-containing oxidoreductase family protein, with the protein product MSDDLTIEGYVDEDGIKWMKSRCFFCHVHCGMLVGTKDGKIVRMKPDELDPLTGMCERIGPNGERAIKNHYHPKRINHALKRVGERGENKWEKIPYEQALDEIAAKLNELKEKYGPETLAVTEGTYRSDHLWARSRFTNLWGNPGNLADPGSICWCWLYTINLAMVGFLSETALNATIGLSKTIVIWGARINERHSPQAWTVKQLRAACSNEDQKPNVIVIDPYMIDAVRDAETYLPIRPGTDTAMMLAWLNVIFNEKLYDVDFVKNWSNGPFLVRQDTKKLLRESDLRKGGKRENFVAWNTETEKPAVWVSSQNRYEEEGVENAIEGEFGVTLEDGKKVACRTAFSLLKERCDEYPPEKVAQITGVPAHKIEHAARTYATEKPSCMGWGVGCIDQAGWNATSGAVCKVILRSITGNLDVPGGDYLPEPGPVINGQFPVRDGELELSEMVSPEARAKLLGNDRFRMMGWKGFELSDGPFREMWGVARPQLHQMLSATPLLWRAILNDDPYPVRAVISWSSNPMVWAPNTKMVYKALKSLDLFVSLEYWMTPTAALADYVLPAADWMERPMFTNIEDSLDMFLGGPRASEPVADRRMDYDFFRGLGLRMGQKEHWPWETYEEVIAHRLERIGVTYKEFCETGMLFPDMSSADQFEKHKSIRQDGQVRGFATPSRRCEIYSSIIEDLDYDPLPLFREPAESPISTPEVAKEYPIILTTGGRFVPMFHSEHRVPGTGTREMHPWPIFEIHMETARELGIRDGDWCWIETPRGRIRQVARLGFALKAGVIIAQPSWWYPELPAEEPWLCGAFISNANVLTDDNPDILDPICGNWSNRGLLCKVYRCEEPEWLSDRVPHELFLEEKSGYPKAFKA